The following proteins are co-located in the Rheinheimera salexigens genome:
- a CDS encoding uroporphyrinogen-III synthase: MSNFLIARPVGKADKMLAELAKIGINYLYQPLIEICQLTINDADKQLIQRADALIFVSISAVRCLQSQLDGNLISADLYAVGDSTAEALSQWLGRSVCVPQDQRSEGLIGLAEFKQLAGKRVVVLRAEGGRELIKQQLLAIKADVHYVLNYQRQALALEGSALYQQWQQAGIRCIVVTSNEILQQVFKLMPVSAHVWLQSLDWILVSPRMQQKALQLGIATNNITLAENANDPALLQTIGQINRSYL, translated from the coding sequence ATGAGTAATTTTTTAATTGCTCGGCCTGTGGGTAAAGCCGACAAAATGCTCGCAGAACTGGCTAAAATCGGTATAAATTACTTATATCAACCGTTAATTGAAATTTGCCAGTTAACTATTAACGATGCCGATAAGCAGCTTATCCAGCGAGCCGATGCGCTAATTTTTGTTAGTATTAGCGCGGTACGTTGTTTGCAATCGCAATTAGACGGTAACTTAATTAGTGCCGATTTATACGCTGTGGGTGATAGTACCGCCGAAGCTTTAAGCCAATGGCTTGGTCGCTCTGTTTGTGTACCGCAAGATCAGCGCAGTGAAGGCTTAATTGGTTTAGCAGAGTTTAAGCAGTTAGCAGGTAAACGGGTAGTGGTGCTTCGTGCTGAAGGTGGGCGTGAGTTAATTAAACAGCAGTTATTGGCCATTAAAGCCGATGTACACTATGTATTAAATTATCAGCGGCAAGCTTTAGCTTTAGAAGGTAGCGCTTTATACCAACAGTGGCAGCAAGCCGGCATTCGTTGTATTGTGGTAACCAGTAACGAAATACTACAGCAAGTATTTAAGCTAATGCCAGTATCAGCGCATGTTTGGTTGCAAAGTTTAGATTGGATTTTAGTCAGCCCACGTATGCAACAAAAAGCATTACAACTGGGTATAGCAACGAACAATATTACGCTGGCAGAAAATGCTAATGACCCTGCCTTATTGCAGACCATCGGCCAGATAAACAGGAGTTATCTATGA
- the hemC gene encoding hydroxymethylbilane synthase, protein MHTNSTPTSVTTLAATAKTVRIATRKSALALWQAEYVKAELEKHHPGLLVELVPMSTQGDIILDTPLAKIGGKGLFVKELELAMLDGRADIAVHSMKDLPVEFPPGLTLQTICPRENPLDAFVSNQFTSLDQLPQGAVVGTSSLRRQCQIKALRPDITVRDLRGNVNTRLAKLDRGEFSAIILAAAGLIRLGLQQRIASIIPAEVSLPANGQGAVGIECREGDEFIQRLLAPLECAQTRICVLAERAMNRRLQGGCQVPIGAYAELEQDQLWLRGLVGSVDGTEIIHHQVRGPAADAEALGVELANYLLSQGADRILQAVYQAAP, encoded by the coding sequence ATGCACACTAACTCAACCCCAACGTCAGTAACTACATTAGCTGCTACAGCAAAAACAGTCCGGATAGCCACACGTAAAAGTGCCTTGGCTTTATGGCAAGCTGAATATGTTAAAGCGGAACTAGAAAAGCATCATCCGGGCTTATTAGTTGAGCTAGTACCCATGTCGACACAAGGCGACATTATTCTTGATACACCCTTGGCAAAAATTGGCGGTAAAGGCTTATTTGTTAAAGAATTAGAGCTAGCCATGCTAGATGGCCGCGCGGATATTGCGGTGCATAGTATGAAAGATTTACCGGTAGAGTTTCCGCCAGGCTTAACCCTGCAGACTATTTGCCCGCGAGAAAACCCATTAGACGCCTTTGTATCTAATCAATTTACGAGTTTGGATCAATTGCCTCAAGGCGCAGTTGTTGGCACGTCCAGTTTACGTCGACAATGCCAAATTAAAGCGTTACGTCCAGATATAACCGTGCGTGATTTGCGCGGTAATGTGAATACTCGATTGGCTAAGTTAGATAGAGGCGAATTTTCGGCTATTATTTTAGCAGCAGCGGGTTTAATTCGTTTGGGCTTGCAACAGCGAATAGCATCAATTATTCCAGCAGAAGTCAGCTTGCCAGCTAATGGCCAAGGTGCGGTGGGTATTGAATGTCGCGAAGGTGATGAGTTTATTCAGCGACTGCTGGCGCCATTAGAATGTGCTCAAACCCGGATTTGTGTATTAGCCGAGCGTGCAATGAATAGACGTTTACAAGGCGGTTGCCAAGTGCCCATTGGCGCTTATGCTGAGTTAGAGCAAGATCAGCTGTGGTTACGTGGCTTAGTTGGTTCAGTTGATGGTACTGAAATTATTCATCACCAAGTACGTGGACCCGCAGCTGACGCTGAAGCATTAGGGGTAGAATTAGCAAACTATTTATTATCTCAAGGTGCCGATCGTATATTACAGGCGGTATATCAGGCTGCACCATGA